A window of bacterium genomic DNA:
TCTTTCGTCCCCAGCGTACCGAAGAGGAGATAGGCGCCCGTCTGCCGCGCGGTTTCCACGATCCGGGCCTTCAGCCGGGGCTGCTCGGAGTAGATGAAGGGGGCAGCCGCCTCCGGCCAAACGATAAGCGGCGGCGCCGAAAGGCCGCTCCTCGGAAACCCCTTGGCGATCGTGTGGGATATGGCTTCGTGCGTCTGCAGGATTTTGAGTTGCCGGCCGGGGGGCCACTTCTCTCCCTGGTCGGTGTTTCCCTGGACGATCCCCACCAGACGCTGCGCGGAGGGCGCGGGCGTCGTGGAGAGTTCCGCCAGCCGCAGATAGCCGTACCCCAGAACCAGCACCGAGAGAATGGCGGTTCCACTCACGACCCAAAACGGCGAGCGGTGCGGGTGGCGGAAGAAATGCCAGACCGCGGCGTTCACGGCGACGATGAAAAACGAAACGCCGTAAATCCCGACCAGATCGGCGATCTGCACCACCGGGAGAACCCGGTACTGGCTGTAGCCCAGCAAAGCCCACGGGAATCCCGACAGAAAGTACGCGCGGATCAGCTCCAGCGAAACCCACATCGGCGCGGCGAGGAGGCAGACCAGCAGCCCGTTGCCCCGGCCGATCATGACGAGGCCATACGCGAAGAGCCCGACATAGACCCCCATGTAGGCGGCCAGCACCAGCGTAATGAGCCACGCAAGCACAGGGTTCAGGCCGCCGTAGCTGACCATGGTGATCTTCACCCACCAGATGATGATGGCATAGGCGATCAGCCCTGTGAGAAAACCCAGCGCAAATCCCTCGTGGGGCCTCTTGCGGTCCAGCGACCACAGCAAGGGCACGAGCGCGATCCACGCCAGCGCCTCGAAGCGGAACGGCGGAAAGAGGGACCCCAGAAACAGGCCGGAGAGAACCGCATAGCCCACATCGCGCCCTGTCAATTTTCCGCCTCCGCCTTTTCGCTCGCCTCGGACGACACTCCCATGTGCTCCCGGAAAGAGTGAACGATCTTGGGAGTGATCCCCTCCACGGCGAGCAGGGCCTCATCCGCCGCCGCCAACACTCCCCGCAGACTGCCGAATGTACGGAGCAGCGCCCGCTTTTTCTTGGGGCCAAGACCCGGAACATCGTCGAGGCTGCTCCGAATCTCCCCGCGGGTCCGCTGCGTCCGGTGAAACGTGATGACGAAGCGGTGCACCTCATCGCGGATCCGCTGCAGCAGGAGTTTCTCCGGGCTGCCCTCCCGCATTCGCACCGGGGCGCTCCGCCCCGGCAGGAATATTACGTCATGATCCGCCGGGTTGTCCGCCGTCTTTCCCTTCGATATGGCACACAGGAAAACATCGGCCACCCCCACGTCCTCGAGGGCGGCGGCGGCGGCGGAAAGCTGGCCCTTTCCCCCGTCGATCAGGAGCAGGTCGGGCAACGGCTTTCCCTCGTTCACCAGGCGCTCCATGCGGCGGGAGACGATCTCGCGCATCGAGGCGAAATCGTCCGCGGCGCCGCTGACGGTGCGGACCTTGTACCTCCGGTAGCCGTCCTTGAGCGGCCTGCCCTCCTTGAAGGTCACGCTCGCGCCCACGATATGGCTTCCGTGAAGGTTCGACACATCGAAAGCCTCGATGCGGCGCGGCAGTTCCTCCATCTCCAGCGCCGCCCGCATCGCCTCCAGCGTCGTCTGGTCCTTCTCGATACGGGCGTCTTCGGTCTCCATGTCCTGGCCGGCGTTTTCGCAAGCCATCTCGACGAGTCTTTTTTTCTCGCCCCGCCGCGGAGTGAGGACCGTACACTTTCTCCCCCGCCGATCCGAGAGCCAGTCGGCGATGACCTCCCGGTCGGCCGGTTCCGCCGGAAGGAGTATCTCGTCGGGAAGCTGAACCTTGTCGCGGTAGTACTGCTTCACGAAAGAGGAGAGCACCTCCTCGTCCGGCATGCCGCCCCTGGCCGCGACCGAGAGGTGCTGATCCCCCAAAAGCCTTCCGCCGCGGATGAAGAGCAGGCGCAGGAACGCCCGATCGCTCTCCCGGTTCAGGCCAACCACGTCCTGATCGATATTTTTCAGAGAAACGATCTTCTGGTTCTCGGTAAGACGCTCCAGCGACTGAATCTGATCGCGGATGCCGGCGGCGGCCTCGAAGCGCATGGCGTCCGAGTGCGCCTTCATCTCGGCCTGCAGGCGATCGATCAGGTTCTTGCTTCGGCCGGAGAGAAAATCCACCGCATCGCGAATCGAACTGATGTAATCCGCATGGCTTTGGAGGCCGTCGCAGGGCCCGAGGCACTGCCCCATCTGAAAGTAGAGGCATCTTTGGGCCGACTTGTCCTCCAGCCCGCCCGTGCAGGCACGGATGCGGAAGGTTTTCTGCATGAACCGGA
This region includes:
- the lnt gene encoding apolipoprotein N-acyltransferase; amino-acid sequence: MTGRDVGYAVLSGLFLGSLFPPFRFEALAWIALVPLLWSLDRKRPHEGFALGFLTGLIAYAIIIWWVKITMVSYGGLNPVLAWLITLVLAAYMGVYVGLFAYGLVMIGRGNGLLVCLLAAPMWVSLELIRAYFLSGFPWALLGYSQYRVLPVVQIADLVGIYGVSFFIVAVNAAVWHFFRHPHRSPFWVVSGTAILSVLVLGYGYLRLAELSTTPAPSAQRLVGIVQGNTDQGEKWPPGRQLKILQTHEAISHTIAKGFPRSGLSAPPLIVWPEAAAPFIYSEQPRLKARIVETARQTGAYLLFGTLGTK
- the uvrC gene encoding excinuclease ABC subunit UvrC; this translates as MGLTHTNAESAGPQARSAISPERLRALPDKPGIYIFKNAKEQVLYVGKAVRLRSRVRSYFGKNPGRGPWIAKMVEDIAAIDTVVTSNEIEALILESNYIKKYKPKHNVILRDDKQYPYLKISTDEEWPRLSIVRRPGSDGASYMGPFPAAGGIRRTIRFMQKTFRIRACTGGLEDKSAQRCLYFQMGQCLGPCDGLQSHADYISSIRDAVDFLSGRSKNLIDRLQAEMKAHSDAMRFEAAAGIRDQIQSLERLTENQKIVSLKNIDQDVVGLNRESDRAFLRLLFIRGGRLLGDQHLSVAARGGMPDEEVLSSFVKQYYRDKVQLPDEILLPAEPADREVIADWLSDRRGRKCTVLTPRRGEKKRLVEMACENAGQDMETEDARIEKDQTTLEAMRAALEMEELPRRIEAFDVSNLHGSHIVGASVTFKEGRPLKDGYRRYKVRTVSGAADDFASMREIVSRRMERLVNEGKPLPDLLLIDGGKGQLSAAAAALEDVGVADVFLCAISKGKTADNPADHDVIFLPGRSAPVRMREGSPEKLLLQRIRDEVHRFVITFHRTQRTRGEIRSSLDDVPGLGPKKKRALLRTFGSLRGVLAAADEALLAVEGITPKIVHSFREHMGVSSEASEKAEAEN